A genome region from Lytechinus pictus isolate F3 Inbred chromosome 14, Lp3.0, whole genome shotgun sequence includes the following:
- the LOC129276829 gene encoding protein fem-1 homolog B-like, whose amino-acid sequence MAASREEPLNESSEQCLRVNDCQINLVTYMTTEMYNLQDFRDFIDRNHGNINIDQRNEEGQTALMRACLDRNKAVVEFLLEKGADPNLRCIREGNTALHFLSRSRPCCDTESETDLEDWEPILDNVSEAESSCKDFLTRESQDDTYNRLIMKNCLDEKYCQYTVFKKQKRSARIIDTLILQYGALIQVNNYGLTPADIAGLHRKLSTVLYYINREYIPKSEQTTALEIMGSSFMMKDEYEKAYKAFTMAVEKCYDNPHTEQGNIKKSDLEDCLGRSECRSLHDLRKINGDKYAMRVEGMLVADRVLPDSLKEEFIYERLVDYGYSLLFLWDTLDAGFRVFTKCLCLERKGCLPVGRVLLSLRYSISQATSSPSLHRFIPQYVSLLCQSLELCIDVIRQVNVKNLKSHIQEILINLSKILYSFTNSLCSVQGVECVIRPVVQMIKVIWSRLDRASVFRDPYRHLTNSVCHKLLCDMVAHFRYYFDFEENRNTCHCFKQVLVHLVQVEGASDIDINGDTLLHSLMGLVFSGEIPMVQDISLLFLRYGCPYNLRNNRGKRPIDVAQEEAFSLDDSYLSDLTELYSLLSSTVLTLQEIAIRTILRCNIPYQDKLPRKLCSMIQVDPVEFP is encoded by the coding sequence ATGGCAGCATCTAGAGAGGAACCTCTTAATGAAAGTAGTGAACAATGTCTAAGGGTTAATGATTGCCAGATAAACTTAGTGACATACATGACAACAGAGATGTATAATCTTCAAGACTTCAGGGATTTTATTGATAGGAATCATGGAAACATAAATATTGATCAGAGAAATGAGGAGGGTCAAACTGCTCTCATGAGAGCTTGTCTTGATAGAAACAAAGCAGTTGTGGAGTTTCTGTTAGAGAAAGGAGCAGATCCTAATTTGAGATGCATAAGAGAGGGAAATACTGCTCTACACTTTCTTAGCCGAAGTCGACCATGCTGTGACACAGAAAGCGAGACAGACTTGGAAGATTGGGAACCTATTCTCGACAACGTGTCAGAAGCCGAGAGCAGTTGCAAAGACTTCTTGACTCGGGAAAGCCAAGATGATACTTACAACCGTTTGATCATGAAGAACTGCTTGGATGAAAAATACTGTCAATATACTGTGTTTAAAAAGCAGAAGAGAAGTGCTAGAATAATagatactttaatattacagtACGGTGCTTTGATTCAGGTCAACAATTATGGATTGACGCCTGCAGATATTGCTGGGCTACATAGGAAACTATCAACTGTGTTGTACTACATAAATCGAGAATATATTCCAAAGTCAGAGCAAACAACAGCGTTAGAAATCATGGGATCGTCGTTCATGATGAAGGATGAGTATGAGAAAGCGTACAAAGCATTTACAATGGCAGTAGAAAAGTGCTATGATAATCCACACACTGAGCAAGGCAATATCAAGAAATCTGATTTAGAAGATTGTCTAGGTCGCTCGGAATGCAGGAGTCTCCATGACCTCAGAAAGATTAATGGTGACAAATATGCAATGAGAGTTGAAGGTATGCTGGTTGCGGATCGTGTCTTACCCGATTCACTGAAGGAAGAATTTATTTATGAACGTCTTGTGGATTATGGATATTCCTTATTGTTTCTGTGGGATACGCTGGATGCAGGCTTCAGGGTGTTCACAAAATGTCTTTGTCTAGAACGCAAAGGATGTTTGCCTGTTGGAAGGGTCCTTTTGTCATTGAGGTACAGCATCAGCCAAGCTACAAGCTCTCCAAGCCTACATAGGTTTATTCCACAATATGTGAGTCTACTTTGTCAGTCTTTAGAGCTTTGTATTGATGTCATCAGGCAGGTCAATGTTAAAAACCTTAAAAGCCACATCCAGGAAATTCTAATCAATCTATCCAAGATCTTATATTCCTTCACTAATAGTCTTTGCAGTGTCCAAGGTGTGGAATGTGTGATTCGGCCAGTTGTCCAGATGATCAAAGTCATATGGAGCAGGTTAGACAGAGCTTCAGTCTTCAGGGATCCATACAGACACCTCACCAACTCTGTCTGTCATAAGTTACTTTGTGATATGGTTGCGCACTTTAGATACTACTTTGACTTTGAGGAAAACAGGAACACTTGTCACTGTTTCAAGCAAGTACTTGTCCACTTAGTCCAAGTTGAAGGTGCCTCAGATATTGATATCAATGGAGATACCCTTCTGCATTCATTGATGGGTCTTGTGTTCTCGGGAGAGATTCCGATGGTTCAAGACATATCTCTTCTATTTCTAAGGTATGGCTGTCCGTACAATTTGAGGAATAATAGAGGGAAGAGACCTATTGATGTTGCACAGGAAGAGGCTTTTAGTCTTGATGATTCCTACCTTTCAGATCTTACTGAGCTCTACAGTCTCCTGTCTTCTACTGTACTCACTTTACAGGAGATTGCTATCAGAACTATTCTAAGGTGTAACATCCCTTATCAGGATAAACTTCCCAGGAAGCTCTGTTCCATGATACAGGTGGATCCGGTGGAATTTCCTTAA